TCCAAGCGGGGCGACAAAGGACGGTAGAGATCATATGGGGCCCATAGGTGGTCCACATTGCATGGTTTCCTAGAGTCCAACCTCAACCATGGCTTCCCTTTTCCACTCCAATGTAGGAGACTGATTGTGCCTGGGTGAAGTCTCCTACACCTGCCTTCAATGTTATCCCCACCCAAGCCATGTTGGTTCCATCTATGATCTACAGCTTTTATATTCCCAGCCAACACAAGCAAGAAAGGAGGCAAAGACCCCAACTGATATATCCTCTTATGCTTTTGCACCCCCATCCAATCTTCAACCTTCTTTGTATAACCTCCTTCTCTCCATTTATCAACATCCATGATCATGACCCCTGTATTGAAATAACATGGCTTCCTACCTTCAAATGTTCCTGCCAAAACCGGATCAAGCCAGAATGCATCAGTGAAGTACTTTGTAAAGTTTGCATGGCAATACTCTGGTGCACCCACAACCTTCCCATCAAGGTCTACCTCCCATAGCTTCCTGATGTCGTCCACCACGACGATGTCTGAATCCAGGTAGATGATGCGGCCCACATCGGCAGGGATGAGGTCCGCAAGGTAGATGCGTGCATAGTTCAACGGCTGGTCCAGCGCGAGGCGAATTGACTTGGATATCTTCCCCTTGACGCGGCTCGAGTCGAAGCGGTACACCTTGAAGTTGAGGTACGGGAAGGTGGAAATGATGCTGGACAAGAGGACCGGCTCGAACCGTGCGGAGAGGAAGTGGAATGCGACATTCTCGGGGCACGATGTGTGCTGGAGGATCGACAGGACGGCGGCCATGGTCCCCCTGAGGTAGTTGGCATCGAGGGTCATGGAGATGTGGATGAGGTTGgaggttggtgggccacactcatcggCATTACGGTATGCCGGGGCCTCCCGGAAGGTGGGCACATTGGGTGATGGCTTCTTGATGAGGTTGAAATGGACGGTGGGTGCAGCGGCGGCCCATTGGAGGAATAGGAGGAAGGACAGgaggccaaggagttgaaggggGGAGGGGCTCCAAGTGGCCATCCTGCCTTTTTCCTAAGTTGGGCTggtagaagatttgagagctcagACAAGGGAAGGAAAATCAGCCATTAGAGGCTGATTTAGAGAAGGTTTTGGAGAGGTTGGAAATGGTTGATAAAAGGGGATACAGGTGggtgggtttgtgaggaagggAAGAAAGGTCGGAGGTGTTTGTGTGTGGCAAATGCCATGTGGAAAATCACtattttcctccattttttcaatttcctttatatatatatatatatatatatattatttttatttttcctcattTGAAATTTCTACGATGGGTTATGATGCTCGTTGAATTAGAACCattgattattttcttttgaatagtcCATTTCATGGGGTGATAATTGGATtattaggatcatctaatcagtgTGAATTTTGGACTACGGTCTGTCCAAGGTGGGGCCGATGattccaatggtctggattgaagTATGATAACCGTGTGGCAAGCGCAGAGTCTAGGCCATTTGggtgagatttttatttttattttatttcaatttctaCATTTTCGTCAATTCCGAGTCGCGGGGAATTTCCTACATGAATGGGAAGGTCGTTTGGAGTGCCTGGATTTTTGAAAAACGGTTAGCGCCTGAAAAGCTTGGGATTCCAACGGGAAGTTTACTAGCAAGACTCTTTCTTGATTTGCTCGCCCCGTCTGCCCAACCATGTGATGATCCAGACGGTTCATCTAGAAACCTGCATGGAAGATGGCCCATACGGATAAATTCCACTCACCAGTGACTGCTCCATTCACATAAAACAACTTGAAAACGACGGTCCAGAAAAGCAGTTTCTAGATCATCTTTCCACGAACGGTGATGATATCCAGTCAGTGACTTTCTTTCCATGTTGACCATACTCTAGAAGCttccagatgaacggtctggatcatcaggtGACGGGGGGCAAAAGTTGCCTCTTCCAACGGTAACCAACCAACGCGAGTTTCCTACAGCACTTTTTTAGGCCGGTGCAGCAAAAACCTCCGTGGAGACCACCGTTATTCTTttgtaacatccactccgttaatcagttgagacagatcattttagcatttaattccaaaaatcagacagatcgaatgctcaggtgggccataccactgtttCTAGTGGGGATGGGGATGGAAATCATTGCTACCTTCTTGAGGCCACAGTCacgtttatatgacatccaatccattcatgagTTGAGTACcatctggatgaaggtaaaaaaaaaaaatatcatcctgattcaGTATttcggtgggccacaacaaggttTCAATGTTTGATGTTCGCAATCCCACTGCTTCTTATGATGTGAACTACTTAAGTTTGAATCTGCGtgatttttgggttcacatcTAGAAATGATGTGtcccaactgatggatggagtcgaTTTCTCATAAGACATCACATTAGCGCCACAGTTCTTTTCGTTGCACGAGCTGCCAACTACAAGTGTCCGTAACGAACGGCCAATTGCTCATCAACTCCTCGGAAATTTGACTGCTGAAGTGGGCCCAAATCTCAGTTATCTGGACCATTCATGAtcgggtcccaccatggatggacactCTCTGTAATTGTATGGATAGGATCTGATTACCATTTGGTAGTTCTTGATGGATTCGATTACTGCCATTGCCACTTCTCTTTCCTAACGTCCATTTGTACATTATTGTTCGTGTGGTTAAGATTACTGGATCAGTTGGCTGATCCAatgtggacccaccaaatgaatggtccagatcatggaccCATGCCATGATCTTATGGGCTTTTAGAGGTCCACAGGACAATATGGGGATTTGCATTTATTCTTTGAGATATTAAAGGGAAATAAATGCTCTCATGTTTCGgctggacgtggattagctactgataggttgagtagcgagacccgctactgaagtgacgtcaccaagttctgtgggccccaccatgatgtatgtgttgtatccaaaccgtccatgcattcggagatatcattttaaggcatgatccaaagaatgaggtagatccaaatctagaggggacccaccacagaaaacagtggggagagtgacgaccaccgttgaaaccttcctaaggtccatcatgatatttatttgagatccaacctgttcataagttaactcagacatgaaagaatggaaaacataaatatcagcttgatctaaaacatttgtagcccttagaagtttttaacggtgagcgtcactctctccattgttttctgtgctgggccGCTTTGGACatactcattctttggctcatgccctaagtaatatctccaaatagatggacagtgtgaatacaatatatacatcatggtggggccacagatcttggtgacgtcacttcagtggcgagtctccctactcaatatgtcagtagctaatccgggtCCGCTTCCactgaagcggattggctagtgtaccacataccagctatatagctgttgtattgacatcaGTAAGTTACGTGGGTATGGTCacgagggatgtgttatatccaaaccgttcatccatttgacgagatcgtcttaagtcttgaggcaaaaaataagacagatctaactatcaagtggcccacagtgaaaaaagcagtgggagattgaacgtctaccattgaaactctttttggatcaatatgaaatttgtttttcctcttcattcaagtctttgtgaccttatgaacagattagatggaaaataaacgttattgtgggccctatgaattgtttaacggtgaaaatcattatttccgctgctatttgtggtgtggtctagatgatccttagatatgattcgttttttgaacaatgctctaaaataatctctaaaaatacatgaatggtgtagatataataaatacatcactatggggccacgtaactttgatctcctttgaatagaCTCAGAAGCTCGAGAAgccacgtacctacaacagctatatagccggtgtgtggtacaccagccaatccgcttcccgtttCCACCCACTGGGAAGTATGGTGGGTCCTATGCACTGggaggtagaggtgggcatcggaccgagtcggatcgaattgTGCCCAACCTGATTCTGTCCGAGATCTAAATACGCTGACCCGAACTCGTTCCGATCCGGGGCCGGATCTAGGACATGCCATCCAATCAGATCCGACACCTTGTTGGCCTGATCCAAATCGAGTCCGACTCGgctagggaaaccgagtcggatcggattaggtacgaTACTAATcagattttttaacggtgaaaatcattatcctcgttgttatttttggtgtggtccatttgagctttagatatgattcatttttttactaaatgctctaaaatgatcatgaaaaacggttaaacggtatggatataataaatacatcattgtggggcccatcttgaattcgtttgaaccgttcgtacaacgctCGACGTTTAAAAGTTAGAGCTGTTTACAGTTGTGAATGGCGTCAGTGAGACTGTCTCGTGCATTGGTAGTACACGATATTGACGTCACGTTAGCAAGTtaagtgggtctgatcatggtacatgtgttatatcaaaatcgtccatccatttttcgagcttattttatggcttgagacgaaaaataagatagatctaactattaagtgggctACATTGAAAGAAGCAGTGAATATTAagtgtctatcattgaaaccctttttgggtcgccTTTTTTTGTAAAATGCTCTAAATTAATCTATAAATATAtgtaaacggtgtagatataataaaaacatcactATGTGGCCATATaacgttgatctcctttgaatagaGTAGcatcgtcttggcacgacacgtacctacacctagGTTGAAAGCCAGCTATGTAGTAGCTGTGTGCAGTGTGCGGTACACAGCAAATCATTTTGCTATTGTATATAACAATctcagatggggcccaccttgaatgcatgtgatgtatccacgccgtccattcatttttgcatatcattttagtggttgaacccaaaattgatgtatatccaaagctcaagcggaccataccacaggaaaaggtaGAAGTATCAAAAGAACTACTCCGGATCGGGTAGGATTGGATCTTTCCGGATCCATTCGGATTggttttcgggtcgggtcgggtcggatcaagGCCAATCCGAATTCGACCCGAAAAGATTTCGGATCTGGATAGGGCTACCCGATCAGCaccaatccagaccgtcagatcggttctgatcgggtcggaccgggtctgat
This DNA window, taken from Magnolia sinica isolate HGM2019 chromosome 14, MsV1, whole genome shotgun sequence, encodes the following:
- the LOC131226161 gene encoding probable galacturonosyltransferase-like 4, which produces MATWSPSPLQLLGLLSFLLFLQWAAAAPTVHFNLIKKPSPNVPTFREAPAYRNADECGPPTSNLIHISMTLDANYLRGTMAAVLSILQHTSCPENVAFHFLSARFEPVLLSSIISTFPYLNFKVYRFDSSRVKGKISKSIRLALDQPLNYARIYLADLIPADVGRIIYLDSDIVVVDDIRKLWEVDLDGKVVGAPEYCHANFTKYFTDAFWLDPVLAGTFEGRKPCYFNTGVMIMDVDKWREGGYTKKVEDWMGVQKHKRIYQLGSLPPFLLVLAGNIKAVDHRWNQHGLGGDNIEGRCRRLHPGTISLLHWSGKGKPWLRLDSRKPCNVDHLWAPYDLYRPLSPRLEG